TTGCGATAATGGTTACGAAGCGTTTGTGTGCTGCCTTATAATTTGCAGAGCATTGGTGGCCTGTGTCATTCTTGTAGTCCAAGCTATAccttccttttcattttctcataTTTCAACACTTCATGTGAACCAACAATATGCCATACCCCTGCATTTCGTGTTAATACCTTGGGACCTAAGAAAGCTGCCTCCTGTCAGGTTAGGTCGAGCAGATACATGCTAGTGTGTCATGGCAGCCATCGGGATAGAAACTGCTGCTGTTGCAATTGCGCCCGCACTCGAGGTGTCAGGTGTTATAGCTCGAGCTATTGGATTTTTGTCGTAGAGGAAGCCATAGACTATCATGGTACTAGGCCCAGCCACGACCATCTCCCACACTTCATTCGCCTCCGCTCCTCTTTTCACAAACACTTCCGTGGCATCCAGGCGTTGCATTTTCCTGTCCCAGATATCGTTTAGCCTGTGAATCTTTTGCAGCTGCCGTGAAGCCAGAGCACACGtatttttcttgatttcgTCTATGGCCATCTTGAGAACTCTGGCCTTTGTCTCGACGTCTAAGGTGGTCGAAGCTTCGATGCTCAAGTACTCGACCATTTCAGTGACCCCGATTGCACGCCTAATGCCCCTTGAATTGTCAGCTTTGGGGTCATAAATATTCCTCACCTCACCTACCAACCCTAACTCTACCATCTTATCGACTCTTTCTGATACAAAAGATTGCAGGACAGGCATTGACACATCCACCCAAAGGAAGCAACACTCATACCTCGACTGAAACTCAGGGTTCCCATTCACGAGTGCATCGATGAAGGAATTTGATCCGCCCGCAATTATCGGCAGCCGGCCTCGACCCAGAATCGACTCTATAGCCATTAGCACGTGGGAGCAGAAATCGTCGGCCGTGAAATCAGAATCTGGCTCAATTACTCCAAGCAAGTGGTGGGGTACGCCCCGGCATTCTGCTTCTGTTACCTTATTGGTAAGGACCTCGAGACCTCGATGGACCTGGATTTTGTCGGAATTTATGATCTCGGCGGGGAACTGGGTCGCAAGATCGATGGCGAGCCTCGACTTTCCAGTTCCAGTCGCTCCCATTACAAACACGACCTTGTCCTTTGTACCATAGAAAGTATCTGGGGCGAGTCCTGGTTGGAAACACAACAAGCCGGGCTGTGCCTGCTTGCAAGCAGCTAACTTCGAAAGACTCATATGGATCCTGCAAgctgaaaaatatatgattgtcattaattaattaccatTTGATGCCAACTCTATATACGCCACTAAATCACACTTTACATAGAACTAGCGAATTGCTGGGGACGTTGCTAGTTAAAAGTCACACGCAATTGTGCGAACCCGACAAGGATGAAAAGTATTCACTCGATCAGTATGATTGTATAAAGTTATCATTATTCGGTTGGAAGTATTCAAGATTTATATAACATAACCCGGAAGTTGTTACAATTATATAACAAGACCAACCCAACATGACAACTCCATAATTGTAGCTTATTCCCGACAATTTATAAACTATTTGGGCTCGAATTTATCTGTTAATGCATGCACATGACAAGAATTATGgttccaaaaaaaagaaaaacattgaCAATTTCCACAGGACCAAACCATATCACCTTTCAATGGTTTCTTTTTTCATCGGAAATAAACATAAACCCTCAAAACGAGGGAGAGTGCAGGTGTCTATTTTGCacaatatgaaaaattttgttctcgacaaaaaagaaaaaaagatccACTTACAAATTATAACTGTCTTCTGCAATTTCTAGTTCTCTTGTGGAGTATGTGGAAGCTCAACTCTTACACAGGCACAGGTTGGCATCTTCAACTATATATAGTGCCAAGAGCACTCAAAagctattattttattatttttttccttttctgaaatTACAAAAGAGATCCCTTAGAGGAAAGTCTCTctgtatttttaattaatgtgtTTGGTATTCAATATCCCcctactattttttttaaaaagctCATGAGCGCAAAAAGAGAATAAaaggattgaaaaattaataaaaggacATTGAAGTTGCACTAATGAGAATTAAACATGAAATCTCTTGAGTTCAAAGCAAGAATGTTCCTACTGCAACCAAATCCCTTTTCTCAATTTCTCCcttattttgattaaaaagGAGGAtgggtaaaaaaaaagtttaataaAGAGACACAATTAATCGCATCGGTATGTTAGAGAAACAAGATGCCCAAAAAGCGAGATAAAGAAATAAGGTAATAAGTCGAACACTGGATATACGTGATATAACCCTCAATGAGATAAATATCCACAAACATAATAAGAAATCCACCAGACAATAAACAAAGGATGGCAACCCCGACCCAGCCCCTTTACAAGCTCCCACATAAAAGAGTCTACTCAATCTCTCATCCTCTTTCATTCATCTTCTCATTCTAACCCTAGAGTTTCAAAGAATGCATCTTATAGAATCCCGAAGAGATTACATCATAAACTCCCAGACCGGTAATATCTTTTCCCAAGATATTATATCTTTTGAATAAACTCTGAGGTTATACAAAattcagggaaaaaaaaaaagaaatacaatCTCAATAGAACATGAAATTCTTGACAACACCTGTCTTCCACCAATCTCGTCCTCGCTCCGGATCTTCGAGTTTTCAAGTATAATTCAAGACATTCCAACAAATCTCCCCATTAGCTTGCATTAAACCAAGCATTGCAATAGTTCGTCTCTAGTCACGTACTCTGTCATAGCCCTCATTGGGCTCCACCTCAGCTTGTTTTGTGCTAACGTGTAGTCTTGCGGAGGCTGTGGCctctcttcaaattataattctgAACGACCTTTACGCCAAGTCGAGATCTGATGCTTCCAGTCGAGCTCCCCTTTTCCACCATTGTCCCAATCTAGGCAGTTAAGGCTTCTCCTCCTAATGCATCCTCAAGGCAACATATTCAACCGCATAGGTTTGAGCTCAAATATGAATTGTTAGGAAAAGAAGTGGTTTGGAAAGCGAGATAAAAGGAATAAGGTAATAAATCAAATAACGTATATACATGGTAAAACTGTCAACGAGGGAAACATACATGGataatatagaaaattcattAGACAATGAACAAGAAATTACAACAGTCGGATTTTGAAGCTCATAATGAGAAAAGTCTACCAAATGTATCATTCTCTCTCATTCATTTCTCACTCTAATCCAATTCCGTGAAGGCATCTTAGAGAATTACAAAGAGATTACACCATAACCTATCCATAGGGTGAAACACTCTCTCAAATCGACTCCAAGGGCCACCAATATATATAGGTCCTCAATAGATATTCCATAATATTCTTCAGAGATATTCTAATATCCTCcctaaaatattttctcttttgaataaattatgagattacttgaaattgagaaaaaaatggataTACAATCTCAACAAAATCTGAGATTTTCGACAATACATATTTTAGACAGATCTCGTCCTCACTCTGAATTTTTTAGTATAGTGCAAGATATCCTAACATGACAAAAGTCGAACTTAAAACCTTTATATCATCAAATAAAAGGATATATCACTGCATTATACTccttaaattttcttatttcattATGAGGGGGCCATTGACCCAatctattttcttatttcaactttttttctccttctccgataaattaaagaaaataattatacatatgccctttaattttaaatgcaGTTGACCCCATCCCACGTATACAATTAGTAtaatacaaaaattttaacttccaaaaagaaaaaaagaaaaaagaaacctcAATTGGCCAGTTGGGCGCAAAAGAAAGGGCTAGAGTTTATACTAATATTAAAAAGCATATTTATGCAATTGATAGAATTGAGACAATATATCCTTTATTTTAATAACCCGCCCGTCTTACTATGGAGACAGATTTTAAAAAGGGGGGAGAAAAAATAGCAATTAGTAAATTATGGATATCTCATATTGTAGCATAAAATGCTAATGATCACGAATTCGATTGATTATAATTAACGTTAGCtgtctattatatatttgatatttgatttCCCTTGGCGCCTTTGAAGGCCAGATCTCGTcagcatatatataagctGTAGTTATAGCATGCTGTCATTATGCATATGATTGAGATTTGGAGTCTTTGTAATGCGAACATTGGAGAATCGAGATAATTCAATAGTTTGAACATGGTATGAAATCCAAAAAAAGTTTGTGCGCATGGTTGTTGAACTCGTGAACATTTCATGAGATTCCATCTCTCTTATATGCCGACTCATAATAGGGAAGTTTCCCAGAAACCTGTCCACAGTTTTGCTCTAAATACATACATTAATCAATACCAGTCgtgtatataaatttatatatgtacatctgtatttatgtgtgtatatatgtaaagGCCCTAGAGGGAGAGTAAACAACAAAGGTCCTGACCATCTTAGGCTGTTTTTTTCATGAAAGAGCCATTGCTATGGACAAATATTGCAGGAGAGCACATTACCAAATTGTGCACAATGGACATTATATATAGTTTAGTCCAAAAGCCAATTATTCTTCTCTGTTTTATTTTGTGTATGAATAACTTAAATAAAGCATAAGTCAACTCAAAGTTTGGAGTGTATAGCGTTGTCTGTAAGGGGATTCCTTCTTTATTATGAactatatatttctttttgctAGTTATTTAGGTTATCTTTGTAGAGCGTTTAGGTCCTTACTAAATCACCGATTAATAAATGTGGAATCCAACCATGAGAATATGGTTTAGCATCAAATTGAGCTCATAGTATAGAGGACATTTATCTGCAGTGCAGATACCCGAAACTCACTGGTAAAGCATCTCAAAGCCATTTTCCGAATGAAAATTTGTGCTTGGAATACCTTGTGATGTTATTCAAAGGGGAcaaaagaaagtaataattaacaAACATAGAATCCTTACATTTGCCCCAACATTATGGGTGAGCCTGTTGTTTTCAACAAAAGCAGTGGGCAAGAagaattttctcttttagTGGTTTTGATGCACAcccaaaatttattattttatgcacttttGCATGTGTTATTCAATGCACAAATCATATTTGATCCAGTAAACCATAAGAAAAAGGGGGCAGAAGTGACGGAAAAGTCCGTCACTAGAAAAGGTATCAGTGCCACAAAATTTACAGGAGCCACGGGCATGAatcgaaaaaattgaaatacaTCGGTCCATCGAGATATGTCCATAAAGCTAATGCTTCACTTATCGTGTAATTGTATGGATATATCATATCATGAGGAACTGCAATGAGCATATATTACCCCACTAGCTAGAAAATGTGTGGACCATCATCCTAAAAGAAGCACCTGGCTATGCATCTAAGTAACTTCATTCAGGTTAACCTTTGGAGCTATGAAGTGAAttggtaaatatatattactgtCGGCCGATCCTCTTGCTGTGATCATATGCTATCTTTTCACTACTCTGGTCATCAGGTCTCTGAATCCTATGCAATAATGTTTGTACTTCTAATCATAACTCCTCAGAACCAACAAATTGGTTTTCCAGTTTTTGTTAAATTCCCCTTcttagggggaaaaaaaaacattacaTCGAATATTCATGACctcaatatatttattggGCACTGTCTGTGAAGATCCTAGAAGAAGGCCGTGAAGAAGATCGTCATTATttattacataataaaaaatattgatgtAATCTAACAATTTTATCCTTTTGGAACAGATGATTTTGATAATCTCAAATTTTCACGTTGTTTCACTCTGTTTTCACTTTTGCGGAATGTGAGGATataacttgaaaataaatttggcGTTGTATGGTAATATTATAgttatcatcatcatatatacatattcatCTACTCAAAAGGAAGCTCCTTAAGTTGATTTCTTACATTAATTTAAGGTAGCGAGCCAATGGAGAATCacaatttttttgtaataaatGATAATACTTATGGAGCAACAGCTGGCTGATCGAGCACATTcccatatttcaaaaaaacagaaaaagaagaagaagaaaagcttCCTCATGTCAAGCAAAAGAGAAGCACAAGCATGGCCGGAGTCAATAAATTCAGAAAGCGAaagatgaaatttttatttacttttgtATTGCAATCCGTTGATACTTTGCAtccttttcttgatttttgaaatatacTATATGGGATTTCTCACTACAAGTGCATAGTGGAACTGATATGCAATATTATTAACATTAAATTCAAATGAGCTAAGTAAGTTTCAATTATTTACCCCAAAAAAAGTAAGTTTTAATTGTTGTATAGGAAAGAATACTAGAGAAGTCGTTCTATTTATAGTAGCAAAGAGAAATGGTATCGTTTTGTAAGATTGTGTATGTTTTTAAGAGAAATCCATAAGGTTTAAAAGAAAGACGAAATACTTGAGGCCAAGCTTTAGTGCGAGAAAGTGCTATTAAGTATTGAAAATTAAGTGCTATTACATTAAGTGCTATTAAGTGTATTTGTTTGTTTAACTTAATTATAGTTATTGAATTTCTAAGTGTTAAATGAAATAAGTATTTATCCAATTAAGTTAATCTAATTTAGTAAGATaaatgttgaaaattttatattattagttGATAACCGCGCATTGCACGGTAacgttttatcaatttttttacgACAAAAATAGATactcaaaaaatataatatatggatgaatattgattgaaaaaataagtatattaaaaaatatatatattaaaataaatataataaatgctATAAATTATGAGTGagattcaaaaaaaataaaaaaaataaaaaaatatgagatatAATAACATGTATATACGCAGAAAATACTGTGTAGGAGTTAGGGtgtaagaaaaattataatgagTGAATATGTGACGTGTAGGATGAATTTTCATATCTTTCATTTGTAGGTTATACGGTACATTGAATTAGCAAAGAATCACATGTATCAAGGAGTTATTTTCAATTATCGAGAAAGCATttagtttttcaaaattttcttttattgtatattatcacatacaaataatatggaCATTTGTTTAAAATTGGTTGAATATAACCCTAAACAAAATATAGTAAAAATACATTTCGTTGGAACTGAAATGACAATTTATATTtcactaaaaaaagaaagataatatttttttgggtgaattctGGTATCCGAAAGTACAATTGGAACCCGACTAATTTAGTCAAGTCGAGTTGGCTTACTAAAGGGTAAATATCTCATAgcatgaattttctgcatttacaaGGGCTTGAATCCAAGATCTTACTTAAGTGGAACAAATACCGAATCGCTTCAACCAACCCAcgttggtaaaaaaaaaaaattttgtggAGCTAAGGGTTCCAAAATTTCATTACGTGGCACAACCATATTCCGTGCAATGGCTTTTATATACTTATACTGATATTGATTTGATGTTTACAAAATGTCCACAAAACTATCTTCTTTTCAACTTTTTCccaatattttatattattagtttggattatttttcctaaaaagAGCTAAATCAAGATCTTGCTTTGAGAAAGGACGATGGTGGCCTCGACTTCGGCTACCACCATCTCAAGCAAGATAGCCGATGACTCCAGTGGTCATCGGCAACCTCATCTAGATGGTTAGTGGCAAGGACTGGGGCTACCACTGcaaaattctctctctctttaattttgaagagagaggagagaagaaATCACAACAGTGGGGGCTCCGTCGCCGTCAACAACAATGCATCGGTCGATGACCATGCTCttgccgaagcccaaaagatATCTAGCCTTGATCGCAGGCTTATCTAGCCTCGATCCACCACCAGGCTAGTGGCAATGGATTCGGTTGTTGTAGCTGACCACAAAGCTTTTCcctttttgaacttttttattttctaaaatttgtttgataattttgataatttcaaTTGACATAGAATTATTTAAtgacaaaa
The sequence above is drawn from the Punica granatum isolate Tunisia-2019 chromosome 5, ASM765513v2, whole genome shotgun sequence genome and encodes:
- the LOC116207267 gene encoding adenylate isopentenyltransferase 5, chloroplastic-like, which translates into the protein MSLSKLAACKQAQPGLLCFQPGLAPDTFYGTKDKVVFVMGATGTGKSRLAIDLATQFPAEIINSDKIQVHRGLEVLTNKVTEAECRGVPHHLLGVIEPDSDFTADDFCSHVLMAIESILGRGRLPIIAGGSNSFIDALVNGNPEFQSRYECCFLWVDVSMPVLQSFVSERVDKMVELGLVGEVRNIYDPKADNSRGIRRAIGVTEMVEYLSIEASTTLDVETKARVLKMAIDEIKKNTCALASRQLQKIHRLNDIWDRKMQRLDATEVFVKRGAEANEVWEMVVAGPSTMIVYGFLYDKNPIARAITPDTSSAGAIATAAVSIPMAAMTH